In a single window of the Rhizoctonia solani chromosome 16, complete sequence genome:
- a CDS encoding AdoMet-dependent proline di-methyltransferase encodes MSQDPDLKLGLQYWDTQDATIDGVLGGFGEGPLPRVESLGSRRFLLSIRNDLCRVPSVFRRLDAPALDAPRRRVRALDVGAGIGRVTACTLLPLVDDVVLVEPAEHFFLKAMEDCPNWEGISDLTKSVTFVRTPLQSFDPSQPVPLESTRMGLGADLLNPEIGYDIIWCQWCLGHLTDPDLVKFLKQAKKALREPEDLEYPRGAGVIIIKENTTEDGENGEAIAIYAEDDSSVTRSDAAWKQIFNEAGLSLIKEEVQEGLPEGLLEVKS; translated from the exons ATGTCCCAAGATCCTGATCTGAAGCTCGGCTTGCAATATTGGGATACCCAAGATGCGACAATTGATGGAGTATTAG GAGGGTTCGGAGAAGGG CCACTTCCGAGAGTCGAGTCTTTGGGATCGAGACGATTCCTCCTGTCCATCAGGAACGATCTTTGTCGTGTTCCATCGGTGTTTCGTCGACTCGACGCACCTGCACTGGATGCACCTCGCCGGAGAGTTAGGGCATTGGACGTTGGCGCGG GTATAGGTCGTGTCACAGCTTGCACTCTTCTGCCCCTCGTGGATGATGTTGTGCTTGTCGAGCCGGCTGAACATTTCTTTTTGAAAGCCATGGAGGATTGCCCGAATTGGGAAGGTATATCGGACTTGACCAAAAGCGTAACTTTTGTACGAACGCCCTTACAGTCATTTGACCCTTCTCAGCCGGTACCTCTAGAGAGCACTCGTATGGGACTTGGTGCAGATCTCTTGAATCCCGAGATTGGATACGACATAATTTGGTGTCAGTGGTGCCTCGGACATCTCACAGaccctgaccttgtcaagttCTTGAAGCAAGCTAAAAAGGCTCTAAGAGAGCCTGAGGACCTTGAATATCCCCGGGGCGCTGGTGTGATTATCATAAAGGAGAACACCACCGAGGACGGCGAAAATGGGGAAGCTATCGCTATTTATGCCGAGGATGATTCAAGCGTAACGAG GTCTGATGCTGCATGGAAGCAAATATTCAACGAGGCAGGTCTATCCCTGATTAAAGAAGAGGTGCAGGAGGGCCTTCCAGAGGGATTGCTCGAGGTTAAATCGTAA
- a CDS encoding transcription elongation factor SPT6, whose translation MSSPAAILEEAMAHDGEHEEGINDVEMGEDDAPGAEDAEGEDEEGEGDGDAVGAEGAASDDSSEEGEDDEAEARRVREGFIVDEDEDDEEDSEAERRRRRRRKKRRKHREMEEDLDEDDLDLVEENTGTRASRSHLTRLRRGRASSSRSASPEETRISRGRRPRGSDDESLPDANDIDRIWDDRAREEDDGDMDDFIEDDLDEDPGMGEEEREEQRRERRRVEKERRKAMGARPELAGIDAGAWDEIFEVFGDGTDYDWALDDEDLAEEYEPISKPDLTYNDVFEPSEIRARHLTLDDDIIRVTDIPERMQLTNSTLADAPLLLERAGKMHHYLMQFILAVRNALDYVVNQYLEIPYIWVHRRDYISHFELRQRVELLTREELWKVGILGLKFRALLERRSALEATFRKLEVQDEYFEKQLLPNLTSISMVADATEWLSVKYKQRKKDIEATADDMAEKKHKNPSRVSAYEVARGTIVSRLADDFGLPPHQIAINFSGQKVHFPDDQDLPPRAYAEQFITESCPTAEEALTTARMIIATELGRDPQLREAIRNQFKEQALLSCEPTEKGKTKIDEAHACYGFKFLVEKPIETLTSSPQYLHILGAESELLLNVEITATRSRMHEITTSLENAYASDSFSDSAKAWNEQRRAVIAEALEKHLIPQAITWTKEWLREEVEDYLANKAAEQLEKRVNMSPCRPKDLVGPDDVPSAVSMSWGKGEPNKDPIHLVYLDEEGRFLDLLKRRKPDVIVIGGFTVATKHLMSRAREALGIPEPDEENESGGTGASTSAAPAQSGNWGGGDAGGGAPAGDKPASQSNNNNSSSARNGDERVPELMYGHDEVARIYQHSPRAEAEFSALPLVARYCVSLARYVQNPLNEYAALGSDLTAVTFTEAQNLIPKDKLLVALERAIVNIVNNVGVDINRAVNDPYHRTLLPYVAGLGPRKSEALIKKLGQIGGTVVNRSNFIKQNLVPTQIFINCCGFLYVPQDPDSKEIARVRDHYEDVPDPLDETRIHYEDYDLARKMALDALEMDDEDVVGKHPSVIVYDLMQKDDNVQKLEELSLDDFAQLLKDMSNEQKRHTLNMIREELLRPFGDQRESFVPPDEWKVMTMLSGETVKTLAPGRVISVSVLRIMKSFVSVRLDSGVDGIINLEYVDREPVIIAINLKKLSVELSARATDIEKGDAQTRMPQFDQYYDKHAAQRLQDELHRKKMRAAESSRRIIKHPNFHNFNATQAHQYLANQHRGDVVIRPSSKGPTHLAVTWKVDEGVYQHIDVVDPSGNAGDQSVGKQLIIDGKYEYSDLDELIVNHVNAMARKVEELIAHEKYKAGSEAELHKALKEFVIMHPTKSIYAFGLNRSKPGYFNLSFLANKNAPIQTWPVRVIPEGYVLIDTPVPTVPDLCNAFKMRYSTPQTTARTPAYGAGRMTPGGARTPGHRTPGHPMGGKTPNPYATGGKTPNPYAARTPNPYAGQQQASGGWGAPPPAGMNPDRARMINANTSNNGNNSSNGSGWGASNNGENQSGWSGGDNSGGWGSGGGQNSGGWGNGSGGGGGW comes from the exons ATGTCGTCGCCAGCGGCAATACTGGAGGAAGCGATGGCTCACGACGGAGAGCACGAAGAGGGTATTAACGACGTCGAGATGGGTGAGGACGACGCGCCAGGGGCCGAGGACGCCGAGggcgaggacgaggaagGAGAAGGAGATGGCGATGCAGTCGGTGCAGAGGGTGCGGCTTCAGACGACAGCTCGGAGGAGGGCGAGGACGACGAGGCAGAGGCACGCAGGGTTCGCGAGGGATTTATCGtagacgaggacgaggacgacgaggaagactCAGAGGCAGAGAGACGCCGCAGGAGGCgcaggaagaagaggagaaaGCACCGCG AAATGGAAGAAGATCTCGACGAGGACGATCTTGATCTCGTAGAGGAAAACACTGGCACCAGGGCCTCACGTAGTCATCTCACTCGACTCAGGCGTGGTCGAGCATCTTCCTCGCGTTCGGCCTCTCCTGAAGAAACCCGTATCTCCCGCGGCCGTCGTCCGCGTGGCTCAGACGATGAATCACTACCAGATGCAAACGACATTGATCGCATTTGGGACGACAGGGCTCGAGAGGAAGACGATGGAGACATGGATGATTTTATTGAGGATGACCTCGACGAAGATCCGGGaatgggagaagaagaacgcGAAGAGCAGCGTCGCGAACGCCGTCGGGTCGAAAAGGAGCGCAGGAAAGCCATGGGTGCTCGTCCCGAACTTGCGGGCATCGACGCTGGAGCCTGGGACGAGATTTTCGAGGTTTTCGGCGATGGAACTGACTACGACTGGGCTCTGGATGATGAGGACCTGGCCGAGGAATATGAACCCATTTCTAAACCTGATCTCACCTACAACGAT GTGTTCGAACCCTCAGAAATCCGAGCCCGTCATCTTACTCTCGATGATGACATTATTCGAGTGACAGACATTCCTGAACGTATGCAACTCACAAATAGCACACTGGCCGATGCCCCACTCTTGTTGGAG CGGGCCGGAAAAATGCATCACTACCTCATGCAATTCATTCTTGCCGTTCGAAACGCCTTGGATTATGTTGTCAACCAATATCTCGAAATTCCCTATATTTGGGTTCATCGTCGTGACTACATCTCTCATTTCGAGCTTCGGCAGCGCGTAGAACTGCTCACTCGTGAGGAGCTTTGGAAGGTTGGCATACTTGGGCTCAAGTTCCGTGCGCTTTTGGAACGGCGATCAGCCCTGGAAGCAACGTTCCGCAAGCTTGAAGTCCAAGATGAATATTTCGAAAAACAGCTACTTCCCAATCTCACCAGTATCTCTATGGTCGCTGATGCTACGGAGTGGCTCTCGGTCAAGTACAAGCAGCGCAAGAAGGACATTGAAGCTACGGCGGATGATATGGCCGAGAAAAAACACAAGAACCCAAGTCGAGTGTCTGCATACGAAGTTGCCCGAGGCACGATCGTTTCTCGTCTGGCCGAC GATTTCGGTCTTCCTCCACACCAAATTGCTATCAACTTCTCGGGTCAAAAAGTGCACTTCCCCGATGATCAAGATCTACCACCGCGTGCATATGCAGAGCAATTCATTACCGAGAGTTGCCCTACAGCCGAAGAGGCTCTCACGACGGCTCGGATGATCATCGCAACTGAACTCGGTCGTGATCCTCAGCTCCGCGAGGCCATCCGTAACCAATTTAAGGAGCAAGCTTTGCTTAGCTGCGAGCCTACTGAAAAAGGGAAGACTAAGATCGACGAGGCTCATGCTTGCTAT GGCTTCAAATTCCTCGTCGAAAAGCCCATTGAAACGTTGACCTCAAGTCCACAATACCTTCATATTCTTGGTGCCGAATCCGAATTACTGCTCAACGTTGAGATTACCGCAACTCGCAGCCGGATGCACGAAATCACCACTTCCCTCGAGAATGCTTATGCGTCTGATAGTTTCAGTGACTCTGCCAAGGCTTGGAACGAGCAGCGGCGCGCCGTGATTGCTGAAGCATTGGAGAAGCACTTGATTCCCCAAGCAATTACTTGGACCAAGGAATGGCTGCGTGAAGAAGTGGAGGACTACTTGGCCAACAAGGCCGCCGAACAACTCGAAAAG CGCGTGAATATGTCACCGTGTAGACCCAAAGACCTTGTCGGGCCAGACGATGTTCCCTCGGCTGTCTCCATGTCGTGGGGCAAAGGTGAACCAAACAAGGATCCGATTCACCTCGTATACTTGGACGAAGAGGGCCG ATTCCTCGACTTGCTCAAGCGTCGCAAACCCGATGTAATCGTTATCGGAGGATTCACGGTTGCGACGAAGCACTTGATGAGCCGTGCAAGGGAGGCTCTAGGGATACCCGAGCCGGACGAAGAGAACGAGTCTGGTGGAACCGGTGCAAGCACGTCTGCTGCACCAGCGCAAAGTGGAAATTGGGGTGGCGGAGAcgctggtggtggtg CCCCTGCAGGCGACAAACCTGCCAGTCAAAGTAACAACAACAATTCTTCATCGGCACGCAATGGTGACGAGCGTGTGCCCGAACTCATGTACGGCCACGATGAGGTTGCGCGCATATACCAACACAGCCCCCGCGCCGAGGCCGAGTTTAGTGCTCTTCCGCTCGTTGCGAGGTACTGCGTTTCGTTGGCGCGGTACGTTCAGAACCCATTGAACGAGTATGCTGCGTTGGGAAGTGATTTGACGGCGGTCACGTTCACAGAGGCGCAAAATTTG ATTCCGAAAGACAAGCTACTCGTCGCACTCGAGCGAGCTATCGTCAATATTGTGAACAATGTTGGAGTTGATATCAATCGCGCAGTCAACGACCCCTACCACCGAACGTTGCTTCCCTATGTGGCTGGTCTTGGACCAAGAAAATCCGAAGCGCTAATCAAGAAGCTCGGTCAGATT GGAGGAACCGTTGTCAACCGTTCCAACTTCATCAAGCAAAACCTCGTTCCCACGCAAATATTCATCAATTGCTGTGGCTTCTTGTATGTCCCTCAAGACCCCGATAGCAAGGAGATTGCTCGCGTGCGTGATCATTATGAAGATGTTCCTGACCCGTTGGATGAGACCCGTATCCACTACGAGGATTACGATTTGGCGAGGAAGATGGCTTTAGACGCTCTCGAGATGGATGATGAGGACGTGGTCGGGAAGCACCCCTCGGTGATCGTTTACGACTTGATGCAAAAGGACGACAATGTGCAGAAACTCGAGGAGCTGTCACTTGACGATTTCGCTCAGTTGCTCAAGGACATGAGTAACGAGCAGAAGCGTCACACTCTCAATATGATCCGCGAAGAACTGCTCAGGCCATTTGGAGATCAGCGCGAGTCGTTCGTTCCTCCCGACGAGTGGAAAGTCATGACCATGCTCTCGGGTGAGACTGTCAAGACCCTCGCACCTGGTCGCGTCATTTCGGTTTCGGTGCTCCGTATCATGAAGTCCTTCGTTTCGGTTCGCCTTGATTCTGGAGTGGACGGTATCATCAACTTGGAATATGTCGATCGCGAGCCTG TCATCATCGCCATTAACCTCAAAAAGCTCTCGGTCGAGCTATCGGCCCGAGCTACCGACATCGAAAAGGGAGACGCCCAGACCCGCATGCCTCAGTTTGACCAGTACTACGACAAACATGCTGCCCAGCGACTCCAGGATGAGCTACATCGCAAAAAGATGCGTGCTGCCGAATCGTCGCGCCGAATCATCAAACATCCCAACTTCCATAACTTCAATGCGACCCAGGCGCATCAGTATCTAGCAAACCAGCATCGTGGGGATGTTGTGATCCGACCATCATCCAAGGGCCCGACGCATCTGGCCGTTACCTGGAAAGTCGACGAAGGAGTGTACCAGCACATCG ATGTGGTGGATCCTAGTGGTAATGCCGGCGACCAGAGTGTGGGGAAGCAACTCATCATCGATGGCAAGTACGAGTACTCTGATTTGGACGAGTTGATTGTCAATCACGTCAACGCCATGGCCCGGAAAGTTGAAGAGCTTATTGCCCACGAAAAGTACAAGGCTGGCTCGGAAGCCGAGCTGC ACAAAGCGCTCAAGGAATTTGTCATAATGCATCCCACAAAGAGTATTTATGCATTTGGTCTCAATCGGTCGAAACCCGGGTACTTTAATTTGTCCTTCCTGGCTAATAAAAATGCGCCAATTCAAACTTGG CCCGTTCGAGTTATTCCCGAGGGCTACGTTTTGATTGATACTCCTGTGCCGACCGTGCCCGATCTTTGCAATGCGTTCAAGATGCGATACTCCACGCCCCAGACAACCGCACGCACCCCAGCGTACGGTGCAGGCCGTATGACCCCTGGAG GCGCACGAACCCCTGGTCACCGAACACCGGGACATCCCATGGGCGGAAAAACGCCAAATCCTTATGCCACGGGCGGTAAGACTCCTAATCCCTATGCTGCGAGAACGCCCAACCCCTACGCCGGTCAACAACAAGCATCGGGAGGCTGGGGTGCTCCACCGCCAGCCGGTATGAACCCAGACCGTGCTCGAATGATTAATGCGAATACCAGCAATAACGgcaacaacagcagcaacgGGAGTGGGTGGGGTGCTTCTAACAATGGGGAAAACCAGAGTGGTTGGAGCGGTGGCGATAATTCTGGTGGATGGGGAAGTGGGGGTGGCCAAAACTCTGGCGGATGGGGTAACGGATCTGGTGGTGGCGGAGGGTGGTAA